In Carya illinoinensis cultivar Pawnee chromosome 16, C.illinoinensisPawnee_v1, whole genome shotgun sequence, a single window of DNA contains:
- the LOC122298760 gene encoding uncharacterized protein LOC122298760, translated as MVSEEPISTESPIQVPLMSTPSDQNPTFSLNTQPPSAADKPLIVLNITAQINEKLTPSTFPQWRAQFEALLIGYDLLDFVEGTLRCPSSAGTDIDELHKTHWVRQDKLILSAILASTSPSITPLIATAKTSHEAWKKLKNLYASRSRTRAMQLKEELTLIQRGNRSITEYLHAVKALADEIAIIDHSISDDDLTLYVLNGLGPDFREIAAPIRARESSLAFEELHDLLVGHEAYLQRLEATTQQLVAFANFTKTKQSSHGGNNSWSFKKNDTARGNQSFSLGRNNNGAQRDGRRSNNNSGQNLVT; from the exons atggtatcagaagaGCCGATCTCTACCGAGTCACCGATCCAAGTCCCTCTCATGTCTACCCCATCCGATCAAAACCcaactttttctctcaacaCCCAACCTCCTTCCGCAGCCGATAAACCACTCATTGTTCTCAACATCACTGCCCAAATCAATGAAAAGTTAACTCCCTCCACCTTTCCTCAATGGCGTGCTCAATTTGAAGCACTTCTTATTGGTTACGATTTACTCGACTTTGTCGAAGGCACCCTTCGGTGTCCCTCTTCTGCTGGTACCGACATTGATGAGTTGCACAAAACCCACTGGGTTCGACAGGATAAATTAATCCTGAGTGCTATTTTAGCTTCCACATCCCCTTCAATCACCCCCCTCATTGCTACGGCAAAGACCTCCCATGAAGCTTGGAAAAAGCTTAAAAATTTATATGCTAGCCGATCCCGAACTCGTGCTATGCAATTAAAGGAAGAACTCACTCTAATCCAGCGTGGCAATCGGTCTATCACCGAATATCTTCATGCTGTGAAGGCCTTGGCTGATGAAATAGCCATTATTGATCATTCAATTTCGGATGATGACCTAACTCTTTATGTGTTGAATGGTTTAGGTCCAGATTTTCGAGAGATAGCAGCGCCTATTCGAGCCCGAGAATCCTCACTGGCCTTTGAGGAGTTGCACGATCTTCTGGTTGGACATGAAGCTTATCTACAGCGCTTGGAAGCTACAACGCAGCAGCTGGTTGCTTTTGCAAATTTCACAAAGACGAAGCAGTCTTCACACGGGGGCAATAACTCGTGGTCCTTCAAGAAAAATGACACTGCACGTGGAAATCAAAGTTTTAGCCTAGGCCGAAATAACAATGGAGCCCAACGTGATGGGCGTCGCTCCAACAACAACTCTG GACAAAACTTGGTTACTTGA